In Methylococcus geothermalis, one genomic interval encodes:
- the mobA gene encoding molybdenum cofactor guanylyltransferase MobA yields MNYPSPKITGCVLAGGRGSRMGGRDKGLVPFRGRPLVVYALEALRAVAGQVVISANRSREIYAGFGCPVIADECREFEGPLAGLLSAMAWADTEFVLTVPCDTPLVTACVLKRLVEDQVASDCDIAVAHDGERLHPVFLIARRSLLADLQAFLASGERKVEAWLARHRTRRTDCSDVPELFANVNSLEELRALEARDGQANT; encoded by the coding sequence GTGAATTACCCTTCCCCCAAGATTACCGGATGCGTGCTGGCCGGCGGAAGAGGAAGCCGCATGGGCGGCCGGGACAAGGGGCTGGTGCCGTTCAGGGGCAGGCCGCTGGTGGTCTACGCGCTGGAGGCCTTGCGGGCGGTGGCAGGGCAGGTGGTGATCAGCGCCAACCGTAGCCGGGAAATTTACGCCGGGTTCGGCTGCCCGGTCATCGCCGATGAGTGCCGTGAATTCGAGGGGCCGCTGGCGGGGCTCTTGAGCGCGATGGCCTGGGCCGACACGGAATTCGTTCTGACAGTGCCTTGTGATACGCCGCTGGTCACCGCCTGCGTGTTGAAACGCCTGGTCGAGGATCAGGTGGCGTCGGACTGTGATATCGCCGTGGCGCACGATGGCGAGCGCCTGCATCCGGTCTTCCTCATCGCGCGGCGGTCCTTGCTGGCCGATCTCCAGGCATTTCTGGCCTCGGGAGAGCGCAAGGTCGAAGCCTGGCTGGCCCGGCACCGGACGCGGCGGACCGACTGCAGCGATGTGCCGGAGCTGTTCGCCAACGTGAATTCCCTCGAGGAGCTCCGGGCGCTGGAAGCGCGCGACGGTCAGGCCAACACCTGA
- a CDS encoding ABC transporter ATP-binding protein — protein sequence MSSIAFERLSKTYPGGFAALSELSLEIADGELLVVVGPSGCGKSTLLRLLAGLDQPTGGSIRIGATNVDALSPAERNVAMVFQDYALYPTMTVRGNLEFPLKMRRMGGAERKRRIERVAGMLDLLPLLDHSPAQLSGGQRQRVAMGRALVREPAVFLLDEPLANLDARLRAQVRAEIAELQRRTGTTMIYVTHDQVEAMTLGQRIAVLDRGRLQQAASPRELYARPVNTFVAGFIGNPPMNLLPVRVERPGEIVFPSLGHSRLLLGRARAPQQAAVAGIRPEAVRLAGDPAEGIDARVQDVEYLGHETLLHFAHESGPACLIGRLPGLQPHSRGDAVRLTLAPEDLHFFDRSGQVLA from the coding sequence ATGAGCAGCATCGCGTTCGAACGCCTGAGCAAGACCTATCCGGGCGGTTTCGCGGCGCTGTCCGAGCTGAGCCTCGAAATCGCCGACGGTGAACTTCTCGTCGTCGTCGGCCCATCGGGTTGCGGCAAATCCACCCTGCTGCGGCTCCTGGCCGGGCTCGACCAGCCCACCGGCGGTTCGATCCGGATCGGCGCCACGAACGTGGACGCCCTGTCCCCGGCGGAGCGCAACGTCGCCATGGTGTTCCAGGATTACGCGCTCTATCCGACGATGACGGTGCGCGGCAACCTGGAGTTTCCGCTGAAGATGCGCCGCATGGGCGGCGCCGAACGCAAGCGGCGAATCGAACGGGTGGCCGGAATGCTCGATCTGCTGCCGCTCCTCGACCACAGCCCCGCCCAGCTCTCCGGCGGCCAGCGCCAGCGCGTCGCCATGGGACGGGCGCTGGTCCGCGAGCCCGCAGTGTTCCTGCTCGACGAGCCCCTCGCCAACCTGGACGCCCGCCTGCGCGCCCAGGTTCGCGCCGAGATCGCCGAACTGCAGCGGCGGACCGGGACGACCATGATCTATGTCACCCACGACCAGGTCGAGGCCATGACCCTGGGCCAGCGCATCGCGGTTCTCGACCGCGGACGGTTACAGCAGGCCGCCTCGCCCCGCGAACTCTATGCCCGTCCCGTCAATACCTTCGTCGCCGGCTTCATCGGCAATCCGCCGATGAACCTCCTGCCGGTCCGGGTCGAACGGCCCGGCGAGATCGTATTCCCGAGTCTCGGTCACAGCCGCCTGCTCTTGGGAAGGGCGAGGGCACCGCAACAGGCGGCCGTCGCCGGCATCCGGCCGGAAGCGGTCCGGCTGGCGGGAGACCCGGCCGAGGGGATCGATGCCCGCGTCCAGGACGTGGAATATCTGGGCCATGAGACCCTGCTGCATTTCGCCCATGAATCGGGTCCGGCATGCCTGATCGGCCGCCTCCCCGGCCTGCAGCCCCATTCCCGGGGCGATGCCGTCCGCCTCACCTTGGCGCCGGAAGATTTGCATTTTTTCGACCGGTCCGGTCAGGTGTTGGCCTGA
- a CDS encoding FIST N-terminal domain-containing protein — protein MKNRNSRSATGGKNSSSIRIAQSCAADPREAVREFHAGVKSQQPALVTFFCSSEYDLDAIAAEMRRLFAGLQVVGCTTAGEIGPAGYREHSLAGASFQADSFHAVADILTGLQQFVAARAYALAQALLQRLEVSAPGARPENSFALLMIDGLSVREEEVAHVLQDALGKLPLIGGSAGDGMKFAKTQVYFDGHFHTDTAVLTLFSTPLPFKAFMTEHFAVTDERMMVTEADTAHRIVREINGRPALQEYARLIGIDPAQVGSEHFAASPVVVRIGGTDYVRSIQKANADGSLTFYCAIETGMVLRLGRSGDLERNVAQTFEQLRETLGPLQGVIACDCIFRNLEMTRCGVKQQVGRIFQNNHAVGFSTYGEQYLGVHINQTFTGIAIGAPGRPRHDGQ, from the coding sequence ATGAAAAACCGGAATTCCCGCTCAGCTACGGGAGGAAAAAATTCCTCCTCCATCCGAATCGCCCAGTCGTGCGCCGCCGATCCCCGCGAAGCCGTGCGGGAGTTCCACGCAGGCGTCAAATCTCAGCAGCCGGCGCTGGTGACGTTCTTTTGCTCCAGCGAATACGATCTCGACGCGATCGCCGCTGAAATGCGCCGTCTGTTCGCCGGTCTCCAGGTCGTCGGCTGCACCACGGCCGGAGAAATCGGACCGGCCGGCTACCGCGAACATAGCCTCGCGGGTGCGAGCTTCCAGGCCGACAGCTTCCATGCGGTGGCGGATATCCTGACCGGTCTGCAGCAATTCGTCGCGGCCAGAGCTTATGCCCTGGCGCAAGCACTCCTGCAACGGCTTGAGGTTTCGGCCCCAGGGGCGCGTCCGGAGAACAGTTTCGCCCTCTTGATGATCGATGGCCTATCGGTTCGCGAGGAAGAGGTCGCCCATGTATTGCAGGATGCTCTGGGCAAACTTCCGCTGATCGGCGGCTCGGCCGGCGACGGCATGAAGTTCGCGAAGACCCAGGTCTATTTCGACGGCCATTTCCACACCGACACCGCGGTTCTGACGCTTTTCAGCACGCCCTTGCCTTTCAAGGCGTTCATGACCGAACATTTCGCCGTCACCGACGAACGCATGATGGTCACCGAAGCCGATACCGCCCACCGCATCGTCCGGGAAATCAACGGCAGGCCGGCTCTTCAGGAATATGCACGGCTGATCGGCATCGATCCCGCGCAGGTCGGTTCCGAGCATTTCGCGGCCTCGCCCGTCGTGGTGCGCATCGGCGGCACGGACTATGTACGTTCGATCCAGAAAGCCAACGCCGACGGCAGCCTGACCTTCTATTGCGCCATCGAGACAGGCATGGTGCTGCGCCTGGGCCGTAGCGGAGACCTGGAACGGAACGTGGCGCAGACCTTCGAGCAGCTGCGGGAAACCCTGGGTCCGCTGCAAGGCGTGATTGCCTGCGATTGCATTTTCCGCAACCTGGAAATGACCCGCTGCGGCGTCAAGCAGCAGGTGGGCAGGATTTTTCAGAACAACCACGCCGTGGGCTTCAGCACCTACGGCGAGCAATATCTCGGCGTACATATCAACCAGACCTTTACCGGAATCGCTATCGGCGCCCCCGGGAGACCTCGGCATGACGGACAATGA
- a CDS encoding GGDEF domain-containing protein, which translates to MTDNEQVLRAEIARLNEIIDIIMDRVENNPNLRPTSYFGLFQGKIVLENQVRQRTPELGAALREIEKINRVLKESEAKFRAVLDQSLVGILITERVRDEKAMRGSDMGCRCGGEEFVLVCPRMPLAKAAERAEHLRKSCAAVPFDRGDAVLQVTASFGVTGDLLIRSADGALYAAQKAGRNRVECHADTESGEFT; encoded by the coding sequence ATGACGGACAATGAGCAGGTCCTGCGCGCGGAAATCGCTCGCCTGAACGAAATCATCGATATCATCATGGACCGGGTGGAAAACAATCCGAACCTGCGGCCGACCTCCTACTTCGGGCTGTTCCAGGGGAAGATCGTGCTGGAGAACCAAGTCAGGCAGCGCACCCCGGAGCTGGGCGCGGCGTTGCGCGAAATCGAAAAGATCAACCGGGTGCTGAAGGAATCCGAAGCGAAATTCCGCGCCGTGCTTGACCAGTCACTGGTCGGCATCCTCATCACCGAGCGGGTGCGCGACGAAAAGGCAATGCGGGGCAGCGACATGGGCTGCCGCTGCGGCGGCGAGGAATTCGTGCTGGTCTGCCCGCGCATGCCGCTGGCCAAGGCGGCGGAACGCGCGGAACACTTGCGGAAAAGCTGCGCCGCGGTGCCGTTCGATCGCGGCGATGCGGTTTTGCAGGTTACGGCGTCTTTCGGCGTCACCGGCGACCTGCTGATCCGCTCCGCCGATGGGGCGCTGTACGCGGCCCAAAAGGCCGGCCGCAATCGGGTCGAGTGCCATGCCGACACCGAATCCGGCGAATTCACATGA
- a CDS encoding HAD-IC family P-type ATPase produces MGNSWNGCGKSRCTPASPPSTSCGSYAHGRRPAAWKATGAVVAMTGDGVNDAPALKEASIGIAMGIAGTEVTKETADLIITDDNFASIVAAVEEGRGIYDNIAKTLAYLLGGNAGELAVMLIAAMVGWPLPLLPLHLLWINLVTDGLPALALATDPVDPDVLARPPRNPQADLLDRAFLKLTLLTGLLTASVSLGAFAYEWTIDGNLGQARDAAFTALITAELLRAFGARSNRQTVWQLGLFTNLRLFLIVAVSFALQLVIHHIPALQALFGTEPITLYQCAAWFGLGFVPLLTLEALKVRRQFREQRRPSRPAVPHRERAPSL; encoded by the coding sequence ATGGGGAACTCCTGGAACGGGTGCGGAAAGTCGCGGTGTACGCCCGCGTCACCGCCGAGCACAAGTTGCGGATCGTACGCGCATGGAAGGCGACCGGCCGCATGGAAGGCGACCGGCGCCGTCGTGGCGATGACGGGCGATGGCGTCAACGACGCCCCAGCGCTCAAGGAGGCGTCGATCGGCATCGCCATGGGCATCGCCGGCACCGAGGTGACCAAGGAAACCGCCGACCTCATCATCACGGACGACAATTTCGCCTCCATCGTCGCGGCGGTCGAGGAAGGACGGGGCATTTACGACAATATCGCCAAGACGCTGGCTTATCTGCTCGGCGGCAATGCCGGGGAGCTTGCGGTCATGCTCATCGCAGCAATGGTGGGTTGGCCGCTTCCTCTTCTGCCGCTACACCTGCTTTGGATCAACCTGGTGACCGATGGGCTGCCCGCACTGGCGTTGGCAACCGATCCCGTCGATCCCGATGTGCTGGCCCGACCGCCGCGCAATCCGCAGGCCGATTTGCTCGACCGGGCTTTTCTCAAGCTGACCTTGCTGACCGGCTTGCTGACCGCCAGCGTCTCCCTGGGCGCGTTCGCCTACGAGTGGACTATCGACGGCAATCTCGGGCAGGCGCGCGACGCCGCCTTCACCGCCCTCATCACCGCCGAGCTGTTGCGGGCCTTCGGCGCCCGCAGCAATCGCCAAACCGTCTGGCAACTGGGATTATTTACCAATCTGCGCCTGTTTCTGATCGTGGCAGTGAGTTTTGCCCTGCAACTGGTGATTCATCATATCCCCGCGCTACAAGCCCTATTCGGCACCGAGCCGATAACGCTCTATCAATGCGCGGCCTGGTTCGGCCTGGGCTTTGTCCCGCTACTGACCCTGGAAGCGCTTAAAGTGCGACGACAGTTTCGGGAGCAACGTCGGCCATCCCGCCCAGCGGTGCCCCATCGCGAGAGAGCCCCTTCGTTATGA
- a CDS encoding DUF302 domain-containing protein, translated as MTEQPMRRLLPILAVAVLSGCAAKTPDWRADYYEVETTKPYADVMAELELAITERNFRITGHNKIGSVIRQRDHIDFPDYDTLQFCNLTLARQMLEIEPAAVAWMPCNVAVRFEGGRTRITAHLLPETTRNPPLDDFARGMNEKLKKIVDFAAEN; from the coding sequence ATGACCGAACAACCCATGCGACGCCTGCTGCCGATCCTCGCGGTAGCGGTCCTGAGCGGCTGCGCCGCGAAAACGCCGGACTGGCGCGCGGATTACTACGAAGTGGAAACCACCAAGCCTTACGCCGACGTGATGGCCGAACTGGAGCTGGCGATCACCGAACGGAATTTCCGGATCACCGGCCACAACAAGATCGGCAGTGTGATACGCCAGCGGGATCATATAGACTTTCCCGATTATGATACGCTGCAATTCTGCAATCTGACCCTGGCCCGGCAGATGCTGGAAATCGAGCCGGCGGCGGTGGCGTGGATGCCCTGCAACGTCGCCGTCCGCTTCGAGGGTGGACGCACTCGGATCACGGCGCATCTCTTGCCCGAAACCACCCGAAACCCGCCCCTCGATGATTTCGCCCGGGGGATGAATGAAAAACTCAAGAAAATCGTCGACTTTGCCGCCGAGAATTAG
- a CDS encoding multicopper oxidase family protein yields MGLSLLASQNWLVRASENDMATSSDADFQPNVEIKLTARKVDVPIFQKGRNTSCYKYVGEVIKGPADTLIDMPSYLGPTLRFRKGDKVKIYFTNDLPSEQSNIHWHGLHVPEAADGHPKDQIGHGDIYVYEFEVINRAGTYFYHSHAHGATATQVYKGLAGALIISDDDEEAVDLPRGEYDIPLLIQDRSFTKTNKLSYFGGVDGFFGNRILVNGKPNAKLSVNRGQYRFRCINGSNSRIYKLGWSNKMPLVAIGVDGGLLAQPETRPYIMLAPGERIDLWVDFSHMKPGTELLLRSLAYAGFMPHQGMQNNEHGGMGMSGKGMDIVDMPSKKPGHLMRQSAAVDILKIKVGKNSAANQLTLPNKLSEIEALGIQDADNGSTPRVIRITQAMDATMTPLFNDEPFPQDLVSVDPDEIININSAQYFSITHDHGGMGVQNMTMMSMAHPIHMHGSSFQIVKRSFKESGDHRNYATIKDGFIDAGWKDTVLVVEGEEVALLKRFDTYSGLSLYHCHNLEHEDNGMMRNLLIR; encoded by the coding sequence GTGGGGCTGTCCTTGCTGGCTTCTCAAAATTGGTTGGTCAGAGCCTCTGAAAATGACATGGCGACTTCGTCCGATGCAGACTTTCAGCCCAATGTAGAAATCAAACTTACGGCCCGGAAAGTAGATGTGCCTATCTTTCAAAAAGGGAGAAATACATCGTGCTATAAATATGTTGGTGAAGTTATTAAAGGGCCTGCGGATACGCTGATTGATATGCCTAGCTATCTTGGGCCAACTCTGAGATTTCGCAAAGGTGATAAAGTCAAAATATACTTTACGAATGATCTGCCGTCCGAGCAAAGCAATATCCATTGGCATGGATTGCATGTGCCAGAAGCGGCCGATGGGCACCCCAAAGATCAGATTGGCCACGGGGACATCTATGTTTACGAGTTCGAAGTCATAAATCGCGCGGGAACCTATTTCTATCATTCTCATGCGCATGGCGCGACCGCCACCCAGGTTTACAAGGGATTGGCAGGCGCCTTGATCATAAGTGACGACGACGAAGAAGCCGTAGATTTGCCACGCGGCGAATATGATATCCCCTTGTTGATTCAAGATCGCAGCTTCACAAAAACAAACAAACTTAGTTATTTTGGGGGCGTTGACGGCTTCTTCGGTAACCGTATTTTAGTTAATGGCAAGCCAAACGCAAAGCTCAGTGTGAACCGAGGGCAGTACCGCTTCCGTTGCATAAATGGATCAAATTCCAGGATTTACAAACTGGGCTGGAGCAATAAAATGCCGCTTGTCGCCATCGGTGTGGATGGCGGCCTATTGGCGCAGCCGGAAACGCGGCCTTATATCATGCTTGCACCTGGTGAGCGTATCGATTTATGGGTCGATTTCAGCCACATGAAACCCGGCACTGAACTTCTATTAAGGAGTCTGGCTTACGCTGGGTTCATGCCACATCAAGGCATGCAGAATAATGAACACGGGGGCATGGGGATGAGCGGCAAGGGAATGGACATAGTAGATATGCCCAGCAAGAAGCCTGGCCACCTCATGAGGCAGAGCGCTGCAGTGGATATTCTAAAGATCAAGGTAGGAAAAAACAGCGCGGCAAATCAGCTGACTTTGCCGAATAAGTTGTCGGAGATCGAAGCCTTGGGGATTCAGGATGCGGATAACGGCAGCACACCGCGCGTCATCCGCATCACCCAGGCAATGGATGCCACCATGACCCCTCTGTTCAATGACGAGCCTTTCCCGCAAGACCTGGTGTCCGTAGACCCGGATGAAATCATTAATATTAACTCAGCGCAATACTTTTCAATTACCCATGACCATGGTGGCATGGGAGTGCAAAATATGACGATGATGTCGATGGCGCATCCCATCCATATGCATGGATCATCGTTTCAGATAGTCAAGCGCTCATTCAAGGAAAGCGGAGACCATAGAAACTACGCGACCATCAAGGATGGTTTCATCGACGCCGGATGGAAAGACACGGTTCTGGTCGTCGAGGGTGAGGAGGTGGCGCTACTGAAGCGGTTCGATACCTATTCAGGACTCAGCCTATACCATTGTCATAACCTTGAACATGAAGATAACGGCATGATGCGAAATCTTCTCATCCGGTAA
- a CDS encoding DUF2933 domain-containing protein gives MGFLALSLYYLVMEHTAHLFGLLSYLLVLICPLMHFLHHGSEGIHSEHKERSP, from the coding sequence ATGGGTTTTTTGGCTCTGAGTCTCTATTACCTGGTGATGGAGCACACGGCCCATTTGTTCGGTCTCTTGTCCTATTTGTTGGTACTGATCTGCCCGCTGATGCATTTCTTGCACCATGGAAGTGAAGGCATTCATTCCGAGCACAAGGAGCGTAGTCCATGA